The Actinomycetota bacterium genome window below encodes:
- the ligD gene encoding non-homologous end-joining DNA ligase has product MKRSIKPMLAQLARPFDSSNHIFELKWDGVRCIAFLTAPRDGVTGGTGLQNRKLRDITRSYPELNDLHLALRGGEAILDGEIVFLRDGKPDFQKLLEREQLQDDARIDILSKLTPVTYIAFDILYFDGSPLFKLPLIERRKILSEAVSESEKLILSRFIWERGIDFFEQASVQGFEGIVAKESNSPYIEGKRTNLWLKIKRILTQDCVICGYTLGRGRREEVFGSLILGVYHGGELIHVGQVGTGLTEEKLKGLLSQLEALRTGEHPFSYKLEIDRPTQFIRPSLVCEVEFRGWTKDGKLRNPSFKRLRPDKPAEECRKSGGSEGEQVHKI; this is encoded by the coding sequence ATGAAGCGTTCCATAAAACCCATGCTCGCCCAATTGGCTCGTCCCTTTGATTCCTCCAATCATATTTTTGAACTCAAATGGGATGGTGTAAGATGTATCGCTTTTTTAACCGCCCCCAGAGATGGTGTAACCGGAGGCACCGGGCTTCAAAATCGGAAACTTAGGGATATCACCCGCTCTTATCCTGAGCTCAATGATTTACATTTAGCTTTGAGGGGCGGGGAAGCAATCCTCGATGGGGAAATAGTCTTCTTAAGAGATGGTAAGCCCGATTTCCAGAAGCTTTTGGAAAGGGAGCAGCTGCAGGATGATGCACGAATCGATATACTGTCAAAACTCACACCCGTGACCTATATCGCCTTTGATATTTTGTATTTCGATGGCTCTCCCCTGTTTAAGCTTCCCTTGATTGAAAGGAGGAAGATTCTTTCCGAAGCTGTAAGCGAGAGTGAAAAGCTCATCCTCTCCAGATTCATTTGGGAGAGGGGCATCGATTTTTTCGAGCAAGCCTCAGTTCAAGGGTTTGAGGGAATAGTGGCTAAGGAGTCGAATAGCCCTTATATCGAGGGTAAAAGGACTAATCTTTGGCTGAAGATAAAGAGGATTTTGACGCAGGATTGTGTGATCTGTGGTTATACCCTGGGGCGGGGGCGTAGGGAGGAAGTTTTTGGTTCCCTGATATTGGGAGTATATCATGGTGGAGAACTCATTCACGTAGGTCAAGTTGGCACGGGATTAACCGAGGAAAAATTGAAGGGACTGTTGTCACAACTTGAAGCATTGAGGACCGGTGAACACCCCTTTTCTTACAAGCTGGAGATCGACCGACCCACTCAATTCATCAGACCATCCTTGGTTTGCGAGGTGGAGTTCAGGGGCTGGACAAAGGATGGAAAACTCCGCAACCCCAGTTTCAAAAGGCTTCGTCCCGACAAACCCGCTGAGGAATGTCGAAAGTCGGGCGGATCTGAGGGAGAACAAGTTCATAAAATTTGA
- a CDS encoding amidohydrolase family protein yields the protein MLLAAKWVLPITSDPIENGAILISKDKIKAVGRKRDLIKTHPKETVIDFGKAILLPGFVDTHTHLEYSVFRGMCDDLPFALWKIQVTKKSKKLSDSDWISSAQLGTLEAIQSGITCIADISSTGASLSTALLAGLRGAIFCEVSGMDHSKIDEVVSCARRNVHSWLEQSQNSHLKIGVSPLGVYTVAPPLFKAVSDWARKEDIPLCLHLAGSPDEYSFIMYGSSLLATTYRDLMGWSDLLWQPMGVSPVKYVEQWDVFEGEVIAVHCIQVGERDIDILRKYDVAIAHCPKCSAKLGMGIAPLRDFIRCGLRVGIGTDSPASNNTMDIFDEMRTGLLLQRGASESVEGFSAEQFVRMATLGGAEVLKMEGEIGSLEEGKQADIIAVDISHSHQIPVNDPYSALVYTTNQENVIFTMVGGKVLYEKNGYSILDQEEILACTEPIRKKLKGRSLESRGYGKHAGSGHGSRGKR from the coding sequence ATGTTATTGGCAGCAAAGTGGGTTTTACCCATCACCAGCGATCCTATCGAAAATGGAGCCATTTTGATATCTAAGGACAAAATAAAGGCCGTCGGTCGTAAAAGGGATTTGATAAAGACTCATCCAAAGGAGACGGTTATCGATTTCGGTAAAGCCATACTTTTACCTGGCTTTGTCGATACCCATACGCACTTGGAGTACAGCGTCTTTCGGGGCATGTGTGACGATTTACCCTTTGCTCTTTGGAAGATACAGGTCACCAAGAAGAGCAAAAAACTTTCGGATTCGGATTGGATATCATCGGCCCAGTTGGGAACTTTGGAGGCCATTCAATCCGGGATCACTTGCATCGCAGATATATCATCCACGGGGGCAAGCCTTTCCACCGCGTTACTGGCTGGGCTTCGAGGTGCCATCTTCTGCGAGGTTTCCGGGATGGATCATTCCAAGATCGATGAGGTAGTATCCTGTGCCCGACGAAATGTCCATTCATGGCTAGAGCAATCCCAAAACAGTCATCTTAAGATAGGTGTTTCTCCCTTGGGGGTCTATACCGTTGCTCCTCCACTTTTCAAGGCGGTAAGTGATTGGGCGAGGAAAGAAGATATCCCCCTTTGCCTGCACCTTGCAGGATCTCCCGATGAATATTCCTTTATAATGTATGGTTCAAGTTTGCTGGCTACGACGTATAGGGATTTGATGGGATGGAGCGATCTTTTATGGCAACCCATGGGGGTAAGTCCCGTTAAATATGTAGAACAGTGGGATGTCTTTGAGGGAGAGGTCATCGCCGTCCACTGCATTCAAGTGGGTGAGAGGGATATCGATATTTTGAGGAAGTACGATGTGGCCATCGCTCATTGTCCAAAGTGTAGTGCAAAGCTGGGGATGGGAATCGCTCCCTTAAGGGATTTCATACGTTGTGGTTTGAGAGTGGGCATAGGCACGGATAGCCCTGCCAGCAATAATACCATGGATATATTCGATGAAATGAGAACGGGTTTGCTCTTGCAAAGAGGGGCATCCGAATCCGTGGAGGGCTTTTCAGCGGAACAATTCGTTAGGATGGCCACCCTGGGTGGAGCCGAGGTTCTGAAGATGGAGGGAGAAATCGGTTCCCTGGAGGAGGGCAAGCAAGCGGATATAATAGCTGTGGATATCTCCCACAGCCACCAAATTCCGGTAAATGATCCATATTCAGCCCTGGTGTACACCACAAATCAGGAGAATGTAATTTTTACCATGGTCGGCGGCAAAGTTTTATACGAGAAGAATGGATATTCCATACTAGACCAAGAGGAGATTTTGGCGTGTACCGAGCCGATACGAAAGAAACTCAAGGGACGCTCCTTAGAATCCAGGGGGTATGGCAAGCATGCAGGAAGTGGGCACGGTAGTAGAGGTAAAAGATGA
- a CDS encoding archaemetzincin family Zn-dependent metalloprotease → MRLKYLYLFPIGDVDSSVLAVLQDVLEEKFGFPCKIGPALPDPRYAYNPERGQYKSTMILGKVRQALPQDALKGLGVTSVDLYVPMLNFIFGEAEVRGRCAVISLCRLKPKFYGVSRPRLVGSGQAHLPNGQAGEDILKTRAIKEAVHELGHTFGLSHCSDPKCVMCFSNSLMDTDFKEENFCSSCQNAITLSIQNLLR, encoded by the coding sequence ATGCGCCTGAAGTACCTCTATCTTTTTCCCATTGGAGATGTCGATTCCTCCGTCCTTGCTGTTCTACAGGATGTTTTGGAGGAAAAATTTGGTTTTCCCTGTAAGATTGGCCCTGCTCTACCCGATCCTCGTTACGCCTACAATCCAGAGAGGGGTCAATACAAATCCACGATGATTTTAGGAAAGGTGAGGCAAGCTCTACCTCAGGATGCTTTAAAGGGACTTGGGGTCACGTCGGTGGACTTATACGTTCCCATGCTTAATTTCATCTTTGGCGAGGCTGAGGTTCGTGGAAGATGCGCCGTAATTTCCTTATGCCGACTGAAACCCAAGTTTTATGGCGTCTCCCGACCCCGACTCGTCGGGAGCGGGCAAGCCCACCTACCGAATGGGCAGGCAGGAGAGGATATCCTTAAAACCAGGGCGATTAAGGAAGCCGTTCATGAACTTGGACACACCTTTGGCTTGTCCCATTGTTCAGATCCGAAGTGTGTAATGTGTTTCTCGAATAGTTTGATGGATACTGATTTTAAGGAAGAAAATTTTTGCTCTTCCTGTCAAAACGCTATAACTTTGTCAATTCAGAATTTACTTCGATAG
- a CDS encoding SoxR reducing system RseC family protein — MQEVGTVVEVKDDLAIVEVERSPACERCGVCYQMLGTNKMLAEARNDAQAKVGEKVNLEIESKIFLTVALVLYIIPVVFLIIGYFIGSTLVTFLQKPTYSQEVGILSGFIFLGFSYLIIRMIDRRAALSKQIQPVVTGIVRS, encoded by the coding sequence ATGCAGGAAGTGGGCACGGTAGTAGAGGTAAAAGATGATCTGGCCATCGTCGAGGTTGAGCGCTCGCCAGCATGTGAAAGATGTGGTGTTTGTTACCAGATGTTGGGCACAAACAAAATGCTTGCCGAAGCGAGGAACGATGCCCAAGCGAAGGTAGGAGAAAAAGTAAATCTGGAAATCGAATCCAAAATCTTCCTCACCGTGGCTTTGGTTCTTTATATCATCCCCGTGGTCTTTCTCATAATAGGATACTTTATCGGGAGTACCTTGGTCACCTTTCTTCAAAAGCCCACCTATTCGCAAGAGGTTGGTATACTTTCTGGCTTCATCTTTTTGGGCTTTTCCTATTTGATCATTCGGATGATTGATAGACGAGCGGCATTGAGCAAGCAAATCCAACCAGTGGTTACAGGGATAGTTAGGAGTTAA
- a CDS encoding geranylgeranyl reductase family protein has product MDFEVAIVGAGPGGSSAAYYLSKLRHKVLLVDKCQFPRDKACGDGISPRAVEILKDMGLLPEIEGKFKRTRGVRIFATKGGCMEANWPHVKKYPHYGFIIPRIELDDILRRHAIRAGAEFWDNCLVIEPLLENGKVIGVRAKRNGRHLKIYSSFVIAADGAHSRVGRSLRLLKRKPRSIGVAIRAYYQGIEDDDFMEIYGEDCILPAFGWIFPAGNGIANVGVGALIDDVKKHQLNLSYVLSNFIHNSAHARKKLTKAIPLDSPKGDVLRLGWEASEVATNGVLLVGDAASLVNPFTGEGVTYALESGKLAAEVIDEALSSGDPTILFKYKDLIRRRYGFYFRMGTIFVKWISKPPLMNLGIGLASKNQKLAQFSLRVLANLLTKVV; this is encoded by the coding sequence ATGGATTTTGAGGTTGCCATCGTAGGCGCAGGACCTGGTGGTTCCTCAGCTGCATATTACCTCTCCAAACTCCGTCACAAGGTTTTACTCGTGGATAAATGCCAATTCCCTCGGGATAAGGCTTGTGGTGATGGTATCTCCCCCCGGGCGGTGGAGATTCTAAAAGATATGGGATTGCTCCCCGAAATCGAGGGGAAATTCAAAAGAACTAGAGGTGTAAGGATATTTGCCACCAAAGGTGGTTGCATGGAAGCAAATTGGCCTCATGTGAAAAAATACCCTCACTATGGCTTCATCATTCCCAGAATAGAATTGGATGATATCTTACGCAGGCATGCCATCCGCGCCGGAGCCGAATTTTGGGATAATTGCCTGGTCATCGAACCGTTACTTGAAAATGGTAAAGTCATAGGAGTTAGAGCAAAACGCAATGGACGGCACTTAAAGATTTATTCCTCGTTCGTCATCGCCGCCGACGGTGCACATTCAAGGGTGGGGAGAAGCTTAAGACTTCTGAAAAGAAAACCCCGAAGCATCGGTGTAGCCATAAGGGCATATTATCAAGGCATAGAAGATGATGATTTCATGGAAATCTATGGCGAGGATTGCATCCTGCCCGCCTTCGGTTGGATATTCCCTGCGGGCAACGGGATAGCCAATGTTGGCGTCGGTGCTCTTATCGACGATGTAAAGAAACACCAATTAAATCTCTCTTACGTTCTCTCCAACTTCATACACAATAGTGCTCACGCACGAAAGAAATTGACCAAGGCAATACCCCTGGATTCGCCCAAAGGTGATGTTCTCCGCTTGGGATGGGAAGCCTCCGAAGTCGCTACCAATGGAGTCTTGCTAGTAGGAGATGCAGCAAGTCTAGTGAATCCTTTCACTGGTGAGGGAGTGACATATGCCCTCGAAAGCGGAAAGCTAGCCGCAGAGGTAATCGATGAGGCTCTGAGCTCAGGTGACCCAACAATCCTATTCAAATACAAAGATCTGATTCGCCGCAGATACGGTTTTTACTTCCGTATGGGCACCATCTTTGTGAAGTGGATAAGCAAACCCCCTCTCATGAACCTGGGCATCGGTTTAGCCTCAAAGAATCAAAAGCTTGCTCAATTTTCTCTTCGAGTCCTTGCCAACCTCCTAACCAAAGTAGTGTAA
- a CDS encoding Ku protein, with the protein MRAIWKGAISFGLVTIPVKLYKATARKSLKFNYLHRQCKTPLEYIRKCPRCGVDVPWEDTVRGYEYERGKYVVLYDEDFAAIPLELTKTVEIMDFVHLEEIDPIYFDKSYYLIPEETSLRAYNLLREAMERKRMVAMARVVVQDKQHLATVRAKNKVLVLETMFYPDEIRSEGVFTEFRKEVRSHEKELQMAESLITNLAAEFDPNKYTDEYRKALLDIVKQKIEGKEVAIPVVPEEEKVISLMEALKESIERTRLQRKATSGQAKGKRKKAGGLNTESA; encoded by the coding sequence ATGCGTGCGATTTGGAAGGGTGCCATAAGTTTTGGGCTCGTGACCATCCCGGTGAAGTTGTATAAGGCGACAGCGAGAAAAAGTCTGAAATTTAATTATCTCCACAGACAATGCAAGACCCCACTAGAGTACATTCGAAAATGTCCCAGATGCGGAGTGGATGTACCCTGGGAGGATACCGTGCGAGGTTACGAGTATGAGAGGGGCAAATATGTTGTTTTGTACGATGAAGATTTTGCGGCCATTCCCTTGGAACTCACCAAAACCGTGGAAATTATGGACTTTGTACATTTAGAAGAAATAGACCCCATCTATTTCGACAAATCCTATTATCTCATTCCGGAGGAGACGAGTTTAAGGGCGTATAATCTCCTTCGGGAAGCCATGGAGAGAAAGAGGATGGTTGCCATGGCCAGGGTGGTTGTTCAGGATAAACAACATCTGGCGACGGTTAGGGCTAAGAACAAGGTGTTGGTCCTTGAAACCATGTTTTATCCCGATGAGATAAGATCGGAAGGCGTCTTTACTGAGTTCCGAAAAGAAGTCAGGTCCCATGAGAAGGAGCTTCAAATGGCGGAAAGTCTGATCACAAACTTAGCTGCGGAGTTCGATCCCAATAAATATACCGATGAGTACAGGAAAGCACTTCTCGATATAGTGAAGCAAAAGATTGAAGGAAAAGAGGTGGCAATTCCCGTCGTCCCCGAGGAGGAAAAAGTAATAAGTTTGATGGAAGCCCTCAAGGAGAGTATCGAGAGAACCCGCCTGCAGCGCAAGGCAACAAGTGGGCAGGCCAAGGGGAAGAGGAAAAAAGCAGGTGGCCTCAATACCGAAAGCGCTTAA
- the tatC gene encoding twin-arginine translocase subunit TatC, producing MVEKRMSFIEHLEELRRRLIICIFAVFIAACACYAFWRPILWLITRPLGGHKLYYATVMEPFIGRFRIAAFAGVFVAFPIILYEFLAFVAPALRRKEKRFIYPILCLLIFFFICGVVFGYMYLLPVSVDWLIAQGEGLLKPILTFDRYIAFAALFLLACGVGFETPVVILFLVKLGVVSPQALRRQWRVAYIIILIVAAIITPDWSPITMAVMAIPMIALYEISILLARLF from the coding sequence GTGGTTGAAAAGAGAATGAGTTTCATTGAACATCTTGAAGAGCTCCGAAGACGTCTCATTATTTGTATCTTTGCGGTTTTTATAGCGGCCTGTGCCTGTTATGCATTTTGGAGACCAATTCTATGGCTCATCACCAGACCACTGGGGGGGCACAAGTTATATTACGCAACTGTAATGGAGCCCTTTATTGGTAGGTTTCGTATTGCTGCTTTTGCCGGAGTTTTTGTTGCGTTTCCGATTATACTCTATGAGTTCCTAGCCTTCGTGGCTCCAGCATTGAGAAGGAAAGAGAAGAGATTCATATATCCGATTTTATGTTTGCTCATTTTCTTCTTTATCTGTGGTGTGGTCTTTGGTTATATGTATCTGTTGCCGGTGAGTGTGGATTGGCTGATAGCCCAAGGGGAGGGATTGTTAAAACCGATTCTCACATTTGATAGGTATATCGCTTTCGCGGCTTTATTCCTATTGGCTTGTGGAGTTGGTTTTGAGACCCCCGTAGTCATATTATTTTTGGTAAAATTGGGTGTTGTGAGTCCACAAGCGCTTAGAAGGCAATGGAGGGTGGCATATATCATCATCCTAATTGTAGCGGCTATAATTACTCCCGATTGGAGTCCCATAACTATGGCTGTTATGGCCATACCAATGATAGCATTATACGAAATAAGTATCCTTTTAGCACGCCTTTTCTAG
- a CDS encoding polyprenyl synthetase family protein, which translates to MFEFYIELKGEMIRILADLERDIRVVKKEFEREVSLPDSLVRTSAGHNAFKGQGRSNRRFILTPLLLISAKFGRYNFRKLKPVAVALELLDLAVRKHYAGTNIDQRRAQPETLNPKPEDNLALICGDYYYAKALTLVSALGDSRVIRILAEAIANIAEGEVLPGWPIGQGEGLRRVRDWERFYEKLRKKASLQVASCHLGALLAECSEEMIVAFTYFGQNAGLVCELVKEMYRFPEQESLKLMEEARSFCERAREFLRVLPDNPYRDFLHHVIDTFLV; encoded by the coding sequence ATGTTTGAGTTTTATATCGAATTAAAGGGTGAAATGATAAGAATTTTGGCTGATTTAGAGAGGGACATAAGGGTGGTAAAAAAGGAATTTGAGAGGGAGGTCAGTCTGCCCGACAGTTTAGTTAGGACTTCCGCGGGTCATAACGCTTTCAAAGGACAGGGCAGATCCAACCGGCGATTCATTTTAACTCCCCTATTACTGATCTCCGCAAAATTCGGGCGGTATAATTTTCGAAAGCTTAAACCCGTTGCTGTTGCTCTGGAGCTATTGGATTTAGCCGTCAGAAAGCACTATGCGGGTACCAATATAGACCAGCGACGAGCTCAACCCGAAACCCTAAACCCGAAACCCGAAGATAATTTGGCTCTAATATGCGGCGATTACTACTATGCTAAAGCCTTGACTTTGGTCTCCGCACTGGGTGATAGCCGAGTCATAAGAATTTTAGCTGAGGCTATCGCCAACATCGCTGAGGGGGAAGTCCTCCCTGGCTGGCCCATTGGACAGGGTGAGGGCCTGAGGAGAGTAAGGGATTGGGAGAGATTTTATGAGAAGCTCAGGAAAAAGGCTTCCCTTCAGGTTGCCTCTTGTCATTTGGGGGCATTGCTCGCCGAATGTAGTGAAGAAATGATAGTGGCTTTTACCTATTTCGGTCAAAATGCTGGTTTAGTTTGCGAGTTGGTTAAGGAGATGTACCGGTTTCCCGAGCAGGAGAGTTTGAAGCTCATGGAGGAGGCAAGATCCTTCTGTGAACGAGCCCGGGAATTCTTAAGGGTTCTCCCCGATAATCCATATCGTGACTTTCTCCATCATGTGATCGATACATTCCTTGTTTGA
- a CDS encoding TIGR04190 family B12-binding domain/radical SAM domain protein: MAKPDLILLHAPSVYDFRKISIMYGPVSDVVPSSPIFEMYPIGFATIAEYLERHGLSVRIINIGVRMMKSPRFDVQKLIKSLSAHAFGIDLHWLPHAHGSLEIAKIVKKHHPYIPVIFGGFSATYFHDELIRYPEVDFVVKGDSTEEPLRLLIECIKNGGNPEAIPNLTWKDGGEIKSNPITYVPNDINHISLGYSHVMRLVVRYQDLIGHVPFENWLKYPITAALTCRGCTKNCVTCGGSATTFRKIFKRNRTAFRDPKLLARDIETIQRHLKGPIFVVGDIRQAGDDYAHKFLSELKKHRIINQVAFEFFTPPPKDFLASLKEALPHYSIEISMESHDGEVRRTIGKIYSNEAVEASIKYALNNGCERFDLYFMTGLPKQTAQSVLDTVEYCDQLYRKLDGDKRLLPFISPMAPFLDPGSKAFENPDSYGYSLSCKTLEEHRQALTQPSWKYILNYETKWMTRNEQVESTYQAALGLNRLKAKYGAVDFKTAQETEVRILRAQEVMRKIDDIVSIENEVVRERRLRELKGELDKVSVSTVCEKRELEWPTQVFNFRVLNIIRTLLAPKFARANSSHAKNK, encoded by the coding sequence ATGGCAAAACCGGATTTAATTTTACTTCACGCACCAAGCGTCTATGATTTTCGGAAAATATCCATAATGTATGGACCAGTAAGCGATGTAGTGCCCTCAAGTCCGATTTTTGAAATGTATCCCATTGGCTTCGCCACCATTGCTGAATATTTGGAGAGACATGGTTTATCGGTTCGAATAATAAACATAGGGGTCAGGATGATGAAGAGCCCCCGTTTTGATGTCCAGAAATTGATAAAATCTCTCAGTGCTCACGCTTTCGGAATAGATCTTCACTGGCTCCCTCATGCTCACGGAAGTTTGGAGATAGCAAAGATTGTTAAGAAGCACCATCCGTATATTCCCGTAATTTTCGGAGGTTTTTCCGCCACCTATTTTCACGACGAACTCATCCGCTATCCCGAAGTTGATTTTGTTGTTAAGGGCGATTCCACGGAAGAACCCTTACGCCTGCTCATAGAATGTATTAAGAATGGGGGAAACCCTGAGGCCATTCCCAATCTAACATGGAAGGATGGGGGAGAGATAAAGTCGAATCCCATCACTTATGTTCCAAACGATATCAATCATATAAGCCTAGGCTATAGTCATGTGATGCGGTTGGTGGTAAGGTACCAAGATTTAATAGGTCATGTACCTTTTGAAAATTGGCTGAAGTACCCCATAACTGCTGCGCTTACTTGTAGAGGTTGCACCAAAAATTGCGTAACATGTGGAGGCTCGGCGACCACTTTCAGAAAAATTTTCAAGCGAAATCGGACAGCTTTTAGAGATCCAAAACTCCTGGCTCGAGATATTGAAACTATTCAAAGGCACCTGAAAGGACCCATTTTTGTTGTGGGAGATATACGGCAGGCGGGCGACGATTATGCCCACAAGTTTCTATCGGAGCTGAAAAAGCACAGGATAATAAATCAAGTTGCCTTTGAATTTTTTACCCCACCTCCAAAGGATTTCTTGGCAAGCCTAAAAGAGGCCTTGCCCCACTACAGCATCGAGATTTCCATGGAGTCCCACGATGGAGAGGTGCGAAGAACCATTGGAAAAATCTACTCCAATGAGGCTGTGGAGGCAAGTATTAAATATGCTTTAAATAATGGCTGTGAAAGATTCGATCTTTATTTTATGACTGGCTTACCAAAGCAAACCGCTCAATCCGTTTTGGACACAGTCGAATACTGCGATCAGCTTTATCGGAAACTCGATGGAGATAAGAGGTTACTTCCATTCATATCCCCCATGGCTCCCTTCCTTGACCCAGGAAGTAAAGCCTTTGAAAATCCAGATTCCTACGGATACAGTCTCTCCTGTAAAACGCTAGAGGAGCACAGACAAGCTCTAACCCAGCCAAGCTGGAAATATATTCTCAATTATGAAACCAAGTGGATGACCCGGAATGAGCAGGTTGAAAGCACCTATCAAGCCGCTTTAGGGTTAAATAGATTAAAAGCGAAATATGGAGCCGTGGATTTTAAAACCGCGCAGGAGACCGAGGTCAGGATTTTAAGAGCACAAGAGGTTATGAGGAAAATAGATGATATTGTGTCCATTGAAAATGAAGTGGTCAGAGAGAGAAGGTTACGAGAATTAAAGGGAGAATTAGATAAAGTTAGTGTTTCGACCGTGTGTGAGAAGAGGGAATTGGAGTGGCCTACCCAGGTATTCAACTTCCGCGTACTAAATATAATTCGAACCCTCTTGGCGCCGAAGTTTGCGAGAGCCAATTCTTCCCATGCGAAGAATAAATAA
- a CDS encoding phosphoribosyltransferase — MFTNRREAGRELSQRLIHYKQQNVVVVAIPRGGVVVASEVAKGLNAPLDLVIPRKIGAPGNPELAIGAVAGKGKVMLNEGLKEALRVPDEYVGEEVERQIEEINRRRKKYLGDKPAKSLQDKVVILVDDGLATGYTALAAISAIREEKPRKIVLAIPVAPRDTFERLKGEVDEIICLDLPEFFYAVGQFYLDFSQTTDEEVIEILKENAERLMTNLPAPTSRGVKGRK; from the coding sequence ATGTTTACCAATCGTCGTGAGGCTGGAAGAGAACTTTCACAGCGCCTAATCCATTATAAACAGCAGAATGTCGTGGTCGTGGCAATTCCCCGTGGGGGAGTGGTTGTGGCCAGTGAAGTAGCTAAGGGCCTAAATGCACCCCTCGATTTGGTGATCCCCAGGAAAATAGGCGCCCCTGGAAATCCTGAATTAGCCATAGGAGCCGTAGCGGGTAAGGGGAAGGTAATGCTCAACGAGGGGTTAAAGGAGGCTTTGCGTGTTCCGGACGAATATGTTGGGGAGGAAGTAGAGAGGCAAATAGAGGAGATAAATAGGCGCAGGAAGAAGTATTTAGGGGACAAGCCCGCAAAAAGTCTGCAGGACAAAGTGGTCATATTGGTAGACGATGGTTTGGCCACCGGCTACACAGCTTTAGCTGCCATAAGCGCCATTCGGGAAGAAAAGCCCAGGAAAATAGTACTGGCCATTCCAGTGGCCCCGCGAGATACCTTCGAGCGGTTAAAAGGGGAGGTTGACGAGATAATCTGTCTCGACCTTCCAGAGTTTTTTTATGCAGTTGGACAGTTCTATCTGGATTTCTCCCAGACGACGGATGAAGAGGTAATCGAAATTCTTAAAGAGAATGCCGAGCGGTTAATGACGAACCTGCCTGCCCCGACAAGCCGGGGCGTTAAAGGACGAAAATAA
- a CDS encoding polyprenyl synthetase family protein: MEASEVKSHKINISPKIKNDLKRVEEKLIQIVSSGDGRLAQSSLVILEAGGKRLRPALVLISGAMKHYDLKKLMPAAIAVELIHMASLVHDDIVDGAEMRRGVPTINFTWGSHIATATGDFLFATAFVLLSKLDNSRAMDIMSQTVLDLSLGELHQMETAHSLAQTIDDYLTVVRNKTATLFSASCQLGGSISGAREEDIEALKIYGENLGMAFQIFDDLLDLSAEKGSLGKPIGADLRGGTITMPILFALEETELNSHLCRVISGGNSTEGEIEKAIQIIHGTRALLRTREEANKYVEKAIDALSSISSEETRRNLLSIGYFVVDRYQ; encoded by the coding sequence ATGGAGGCGAGTGAAGTCAAGAGCCATAAAATTAATATATCCCCAAAAATTAAAAACGACCTTAAAAGGGTGGAGGAGAAACTGATCCAAATAGTTTCCTCTGGAGATGGGCGGTTAGCTCAATCTTCGCTCGTTATCCTGGAGGCTGGGGGAAAGAGGCTTCGACCGGCCTTGGTACTCATTTCGGGTGCGATGAAACACTACGACCTCAAAAAACTCATGCCAGCAGCCATTGCTGTGGAACTCATTCACATGGCTTCCCTCGTCCACGATGACATTGTGGATGGTGCTGAGATGAGGAGAGGCGTGCCCACCATAAATTTTACCTGGGGATCTCATATTGCCACGGCTACGGGGGATTTTTTGTTCGCCACCGCCTTTGTTCTCCTCTCAAAACTTGATAATTCGCGGGCGATGGATATCATGTCTCAAACCGTCTTGGATCTGAGCTTGGGGGAGCTACATCAGATGGAGACGGCCCACAGTCTCGCCCAAACCATCGATGATTATTTGACAGTGGTAAGGAATAAGACCGCTACCCTCTTTTCAGCCTCTTGCCAGCTTGGAGGATCGATCTCGGGAGCGAGGGAGGAGGATATCGAGGCTTTAAAAATCTATGGGGAGAACCTCGGAATGGCTTTTCAGATCTTTGATGATTTGCTCGATTTATCGGCTGAGAAGGGGTCCTTGGGAAAGCCCATTGGGGCTGACTTACGAGGTGGGACGATCACCATGCCCATCCTCTTTGCTTTGGAGGAGACGGAACTCAACTCACATTTGTGCCGGGTCATTAGTGGCGGGAATTCAACGGAGGGTGAAATAGAGAAGGCCATCCAAATTATCCATGGCACAAGGGCTTTGCTTCGCACCAGGGAAGAAGCCAACAAGTACGTCGAGAAAGCCATAGATGCTCTCTCTTCAATATCCAGCGAAGAGACACGAAGGAATCTATTATCCATCGGATACTTTGTGGTTGATAGATACCAGTGA